Proteins encoded by one window of Capra hircus breed San Clemente chromosome 8, ASM170441v1, whole genome shotgun sequence:
- the ZNF782 gene encoding zinc finger protein 782 — MNIIQASVSFKDVTVEFTQEEWHQMDSAQRTLYRDVMLENYSHLVSVGYCFTKPELIFMLEQGEDPWLLEKEFINRSSPEESQPDELLEESLENQGKRLRQVLFINKSLTVEQEISGKPCTLDINIFPAETMPCKFDTTGSTYLLLSSLAPHCQYSKKTTCAPNVCENWLFSIKDGRTNTGENSFAYSKNVKTFGHKVIQHPTIQTLPQAFEYNESRKDFLEKTALVMSKSTHPKMKPYKFNKYGENQHEKSTLIVSQSSHPEEKSHYEFNKYECTKNGNNFSRITQKTDIEGKSFSQKLHIKEQEKFYIGVKSFEYGKNFSHNSALPVHQRIHTREQSSDYSTCTETLGYQSTCNVHEKTQIILKPYECNECGKSCAKTSCLIQPQKSHMEEKPFECHQCGKAFSEKSRLRKHERTHTGEKPYKCDGCEKAFSAKSGLRIHQRTHTGEKPYECNECGKSFNYKSILIVHQRTHTGERPFECNECGKSFSHMSGLRNHRRTHTGERPYKCDECGKAFKLKSGLRKHHRTHTGEKPYKCNQCEKAFGQKSQLRGHHRIHTGEKPYTCNYCGESFSQKSNLRVHHRTHTGEKPYKCDECGKTFRQKSNLRGHQRTHTGEKPYECNECAKSFSEKSVLRKHQRTHTGEKPYNCNHCGEAFSQKSNLRVHQRTHTGEKPYKCDKCGKTFSQKSSLREHQKAHTGK; from the exons GGTACTGCTTTACAAAGCCAGAACTGATCTTCATGTTGGAACAAGGAGAAGATCCATGGTTATTAGAGAAAGAATTTATAAACAGAAGTTCCCCAG aagAATCCCAACCAGATGAACTCTTAGAGGAGAGCCTAGAAAACCAAGGCAAACGTTTGAGGCAAGTTTTATTCATCAACAAATCATTGACTGTGGAGCAAGAAATATCAGGAAAACCATGTACTCTGGACATAAACATTTTTCCTGCAGAAACAATGCCCTGTAAATTTGACACTACAGGGTCTACTTACTTGCTTCTTAGCTCACTGGCCCCACACTGTCAATATTCAAAGAAGACGACTTGTGCACCTAATGTATGTGAGAACTGGCTCTTCAGTATTAAGGATGGCAGAACTAATACTGGAGAGAATTCTTTTGCTTATAGTAAAAATGTGAAAACCTTTGGACATAAAGTTATCCAGCATCCGACAATTCAGACTTTGCCACAAGCCTTTGAATATAATGAAAGTAGAAaagattttcttgaaaagactgCCCTTGTTATGTCTAAGAGTACCCACCCCAAAATGAAACCttataaattcaataaatatggGGAAAACCAACATGAGAAATCAACCTTGATAGTTTCTCAGAGCAGTCATCCAGAGGAGAAGAGTCACTATGAGTTTAATAAATATGAATGtactaaaaatggaaataattttagtAGGATCACTCAAAAAACTGACATAGAAGGGAAATCTTTCAGCCAAAAATTACACATTAAAGAACAGGAAAAATTTTATATAGGGGTGAAATCTTTTGAATATGGAAAGAATTTCAGCCATAATTCAGCCCTCCCAGTgcatcagagaattcacacaAGAGAACAATCCTCTGACTATAGCACATGTACAGAAACATTGGGTTACCAGTCAACTTGCAATGTGCATGAGAAAACTCAAATAATATTGAAACCCTATGAGTGTAATGAATGTGGAAAGTCCTGTGCTAAAACTTCATGCCTGATTCAGCCTCAGAAAAGTCACATGGAGGAGAAACCCTTTGAATGTCATCAATGTGGGAAAGCTTTCAGTGAGAAGTCACGTCTAAGAAAACATGAGAGaactcacacaggagagaaaccctataAATGTGACGGATGTGAGAAAGCTTTCAGTGCAAAGTCAGGACTAAGAATACATCAGAGaactcacacaggagagaaaccttatgaatgtaatgaatgtgggaaaTCTTTCAACTATAAATCAATCCTCATAGTACATCAAAGAACTCACACAGGGGAGAGACCCTttgaatgtaatgaatgtggaaaaTCTTTCAGCCATATGTCAGGCCTAAGAAATCATCGGAGAACTCACACAGGTGAAagaccatataaatgtgatgaaTGTGGGAAGGCTTTCAAACTGAAGTCAGGCCTAAGGAAACATCATAGAACTCATACAGGGGAGAAGCCCTATAAATGTAATCAATGTGAGAAAGCATTTGGTCAGAAATCACAACTCAGAGGACATCATAGAATTCACACAGGGGAAAAACCCTATACATGTAATTATTGTGGGGAATCATTTAGCCAGAAGTCAAACCTTAGAGTACATCATCGAACTCACACTGGGGAAAAACCCTataaatgtgatgagtgtggaaaAACTTTCAGGCAGAAATCAAATCTTAGAGGACATCAGAGAACTCACACTGgggagaaaccctatgaatgtaacGAATGTGCCAAATCTTTCAGTGAGAAGTCAGTCCtaagaaaacatcagagaactcatacaggagagaaaccctataACTGTAATCACTGTGGTGAAGCTTTCAGCCAGAAATCAAACCTCAGAGTACATCAGAGgactcacactggagagaaaccctacaAATGTGATAAATGTGGAAAAACTTTCAGTCAAAAATCAAGCCTTAGAGAACATCAGAAAGCCCAtacagggaaataa